The Methylobacterium currus genome contains a region encoding:
- a CDS encoding formylglycine-generating enzyme family protein: MPSAPIPQWFAMSSDPSLDMVFVPGGTFRMGSDRHYPEEAPVHQVCIDGFWIDRTPVTNADFRTFVRTTGYVTMAERRPDPKDYPGALPHMLKPGSLVFKPPRGAVELRDWGTWWRFKFGVHWRRPYGPGSSIAGLDDHPVVHVAYADADAYAAWAGKDLPTEAEWEYAARGGLDGAEFAWGDKLTPGGRHMANTWQGAFPYENLVLDGYERTSPVTAFPPNGYGLHDMIGNVWEWTTDWYSPRHQADAPKACCMPINPRGGCVEGSYDPGQPDIKIPRKVIKGGSHLCSPNYCQRYRPAARHAEAVDTSTSHLGFRCVVRKGHRTQPAPAGGLR; this comes from the coding sequence ATGCCGAGCGCTCCTATCCCCCAGTGGTTCGCCATGTCGTCAGATCCGTCGCTGGACATGGTCTTTGTGCCTGGAGGAACGTTCCGGATGGGCTCGGACCGGCACTATCCGGAGGAGGCCCCGGTCCACCAAGTCTGCATAGACGGTTTCTGGATCGACCGCACGCCAGTCACCAATGCCGATTTCCGGACCTTCGTGCGCACCACCGGCTACGTGACGATGGCCGAGCGCCGGCCCGACCCAAAGGACTACCCTGGTGCGTTGCCGCACATGCTGAAGCCCGGCTCGCTCGTGTTCAAGCCGCCCAGGGGCGCGGTCGAACTGCGCGACTGGGGCACGTGGTGGCGCTTCAAATTCGGCGTGCACTGGCGGCGGCCCTACGGGCCGGGCTCCTCGATCGCCGGCCTTGACGATCACCCGGTGGTGCACGTCGCCTACGCCGACGCTGATGCCTACGCAGCCTGGGCCGGCAAGGATCTCCCGACCGAGGCTGAGTGGGAGTACGCCGCGCGCGGCGGTCTCGACGGGGCCGAGTTCGCCTGGGGCGACAAGCTCACGCCGGGTGGCCGGCACATGGCCAATACCTGGCAAGGCGCCTTCCCGTACGAGAACCTCGTCCTGGATGGCTACGAGCGCACCTCGCCGGTGACCGCGTTCCCGCCGAACGGCTACGGCCTGCACGACATGATCGGCAATGTTTGGGAGTGGACCACTGACTGGTACTCGCCAAGGCATCAGGCCGATGCACCGAAGGCTTGTTGCATGCCGATCAATCCGCGCGGCGGATGCGTAGAAGGCAGCTACGACCCTGGTCAGCCAGACATCAAAATTCCTCGGAAGGTGATCAAGGGCGGCTCGCACTTGTGCTCGCCGAACTACTGCCAACGCTACCGTCCTGCGGCGCGGCATGCTGAGGCGGTCGACACTTCGACGAGCCATCTCGGCTTTCGTTGTGTCGTCAGGAAAGGGCATCGAACTCAACCGGCCCCAGCAGGAGGACTGCGATGA
- a CDS encoding IS630 family transposase (programmed frameshift) — protein sequence MTQANKPPKNPERFTSPLSVDLRERVVSAVIAGASCRQAGERFGVSAASVSRWHARHFRDGHVRPKPMGGDQRSHVIEAHASRILRLCEKRGNIVLSELRDALAEQGVTSSTSSLSRFLARHRITRKKGALHAAEQDRPDVAEARQAWFEGQLDLDPDHLVFIDETAASTRMARRYGWAPRGQRCRLPMPCGHYTTTTITAALRTSGLTATAIFEGATNSRRFLDYVTDTLVPALRPGDMVILDNLQAHKVAGVREAIAAAGARVVYLPPYSPEFNPIEQAFAKLKTLLRTAAARTVKALQDAIQQAFAAFTPQECRNYINAAGYQNDCYVSD from the exons CTGACCCAAGCCAACAAGCCTCCGAAAAACCCGGAGCGGTTCACCTCACCCTTGTCCGTCGATCTGCGTGAGCGTGTGGTGTCCGCTGTCATAGCGGGTGCGTCCTGCCGCCAAGCTGGCGAGCGGTTCGGTGTCAGCGCCGCCAGCGTCAGTCGCTGGCATGCCCGCCATTTCCGGGACGGCCACGTCCGGCCCAAGCCGATGGGCGGCGACCAGCGCTCGCACGTCATCGAGGCTCACGCCTCGCGGATCCTAAGGCTGTGCGAGAAGCGCGGCAACATCGTGCTGTCGGAACTGCGCGACGCCTTGGCCGAGCAGGGCGTCACCTCCAGCACCAGCAGCCTGTCGCGCTTCCTGGCCCGCCATCGCATCACCCGTAAAAAGG GGGCGCTCCACGCCGCCGAGCAGGACCGTCCGGACGTAGCGGAGGCCCGCCAGGCGTGGTTCGAGGGCCAACTCGATCTCGATCCGGACCATCTGGTGTTCATCGACGAGACGGCGGCCTCAACCCGGATGGCGCGCCGCTATGGCTGGGCCCCGCGCGGCCAGCGCTGCCGCCTGCCGATGCCGTGCGGGCACTACACGACCACCACTATCACGGCGGCTCTGCGCACGAGCGGCCTGACGGCGACGGCGATCTTCGAGGGGGCCACCAACAGCCGGCGCTTCCTGGACTACGTCACCGACACTCTGGTCCCGGCGCTCCGGCCAGGCGACATGGTGATCCTCGACAACCTCCAGGCCCATAAGGTGGCGGGCGTGCGCGAGGCCATCGCGGCGGCCGGCGCGCGGGTGGTGTACCTGCCGCCCTACAGCCCGGAGTTCAATCCGATCGAGCAGGCCTTCGCCAAGCTCAAGACGTTGCTGCGCACCGCGGCCGCGCGCACGGTAAAAGCGCTGCAGGACGCGATCCAGCAAGCCTTCGCCGCCTTCACCCCGCAGGAGTGCCGCAACTACATCAATGCAGCCGGATACCAGAATGACTGCTACGTTTCAGACTGA
- a CDS encoding arylsulfatase has product MTGTAAHAQLRGSPGAPNAVEFPNSRVLPTPTPPFSGAIMPTAKDSVAAWPPAVAAPEGAPNVLLILTDDVGFGAPSTFGGIIPTPALDKIAAAGLRYTAFHTTALCSPTRAAMLTGRNHHSAGTGNISEMSSGFPGYNSIIPPEKATVAKTLRLNGYSTAWFGKNHNIPAWEANPVGPFDNWPVGMGFDYFFGFVGGDTSQWQPGNLFRNTTPIHPYVGQKDWNLGTAMADDAISHIRTLAAVTPNRPWFIHYAPGGTHAPHQPPKDWIEKFTGKFDAGWESLAHQIFGNQKKLGVIPANAQLPPWPDFLKRWDSLSTDEKRLFTRQVEVYAAYLAYTDHEIGRVIQAVEDLGQFDNTLIIYISGDNGSSAEGSMNGTPNEVAYFNLQSFTVEQQLPLIEAWGSDRTYNHMAVPWTFAFNTPYRWTKQVASHFGGTRNGMAMSWPKRITDSGGIRMQFHHVIDIVPTLLESIGIPHPTMVNGIAQTPVEGTSVVYTWDKPNADAPSHRKTQYFEIFGNRAIYHDGWVACTTPIATPWNPDAPVPDDAINGYNWELYNLAQDPTELNDLAKEEPERLRVMQELWLVEATRYQVLPVNNSVITGMITPRPGPAAGRKQFIYTAPVSGIQANSAPNILNRSYLIAADIEVPQDGANGMLITQGGRFAGWGLYLREGKPVFTMNLLGIERPKWEAADALPPGRHNIVFEWQMDASGGPFSRGGSGTLSVDGKEVARRSLPRTLPFTFAWDETLDVGLDTGTPVDDSDYQVPFHFTGKLNRITVDLGTSSVTPEALRDFQSQAQKRG; this is encoded by the coding sequence ATGACAGGAACCGCTGCGCACGCTCAGCTCCGTGGAAGCCCAGGCGCGCCGAATGCCGTCGAATTCCCGAACAGCCGTGTGTTGCCGACGCCGACGCCGCCGTTCAGTGGCGCGATCATGCCGACGGCAAAGGATAGCGTTGCCGCTTGGCCGCCCGCGGTTGCTGCGCCAGAAGGCGCGCCGAACGTACTTTTGATCTTGACTGACGACGTCGGTTTCGGCGCGCCGTCGACTTTCGGCGGCATCATCCCCACTCCCGCGCTCGACAAGATCGCTGCGGCTGGCCTTCGATACACGGCCTTCCACACCACTGCACTTTGCTCGCCCACGCGTGCCGCTATGCTCACAGGGCGCAACCATCACTCGGCAGGGACCGGGAATATCTCGGAAATGTCTTCGGGCTTTCCCGGGTACAACTCGATTATACCGCCAGAGAAAGCCACGGTGGCGAAGACATTACGTCTCAATGGTTATTCCACTGCCTGGTTCGGAAAAAACCACAACATCCCTGCATGGGAAGCAAATCCCGTTGGCCCGTTCGACAACTGGCCTGTTGGCATGGGCTTCGACTACTTCTTTGGTTTCGTCGGCGGCGATACGAGCCAATGGCAGCCGGGCAACCTCTTCCGCAACACCACACCGATTCATCCTTACGTCGGACAGAAGGATTGGAATCTCGGAACCGCGATGGCTGACGATGCCATCAGTCACATCAGGACGCTTGCAGCGGTCACGCCCAACCGTCCTTGGTTCATCCACTACGCGCCAGGCGGCACGCACGCGCCGCACCAGCCGCCGAAAGATTGGATCGAGAAGTTCACGGGAAAATTCGACGCCGGTTGGGAATCGCTTGCCCATCAGATTTTCGGAAATCAAAAGAAGCTAGGCGTCATTCCGGCGAACGCGCAATTGCCTCCGTGGCCAGACTTTCTGAAGCGGTGGGATAGCTTGTCGACCGACGAGAAGAGGCTCTTCACGCGACAGGTGGAAGTCTATGCGGCCTACCTCGCCTACACCGACCACGAGATTGGCCGCGTCATCCAGGCGGTCGAAGATCTCGGGCAGTTCGACAATACGCTGATCATCTATATCAGCGGCGATAACGGCAGCAGCGCCGAAGGCTCCATGAACGGTACGCCGAACGAGGTCGCCTATTTCAACCTGCAGTCGTTCACGGTCGAGCAGCAGTTGCCGTTGATCGAAGCCTGGGGCAGCGACCGCACCTATAATCACATGGCCGTGCCATGGACGTTCGCATTCAATACGCCTTATCGCTGGACCAAACAGGTGGCGTCGCACTTCGGCGGCACGCGCAATGGCATGGCGATGTCCTGGCCAAAGCGTATCACCGACAGCGGCGGAATACGAATGCAGTTTCATCACGTGATCGATATTGTGCCAACACTGCTCGAATCGATCGGCATCCCTCATCCCACCATGGTGAACGGGATTGCACAAACGCCGGTGGAAGGCACCAGTGTGGTGTACACGTGGGACAAGCCCAACGCGGATGCGCCGTCCCACCGCAAAACCCAGTACTTCGAAATCTTTGGCAACCGCGCCATCTACCATGACGGATGGGTCGCGTGCACGACGCCCATAGCCACGCCGTGGAATCCGGACGCCCCAGTTCCCGACGATGCGATCAACGGTTACAATTGGGAGCTATACAATCTCGCGCAGGATCCTACGGAGTTGAACGATCTTGCGAAAGAGGAGCCTGAGCGTCTGCGTGTGATGCAGGAGCTCTGGCTTGTGGAAGCGACCCGCTATCAGGTGCTGCCCGTAAACAATTCAGTGATTACGGGTATGATCACACCACGACCGGGCCCGGCCGCCGGCCGCAAGCAATTCATCTATACGGCGCCGGTCTCTGGTATTCAGGCAAATTCAGCGCCTAATATCCTTAATCGCTCATATCTAATTGCAGCAGACATAGAGGTGCCACAGGACGGGGCCAATGGAATGCTGATCACCCAGGGTGGCCGCTTCGCTGGCTGGGGCCTTTACCTGCGCGAGGGCAAGCCTGTTTTTACAATGAACCTACTGGGCATAGAGCGACCGAAATGGGAAGCTGCGGACGCATTGCCGCCCGGTCGGCACAATATTGTCTTCGAATGGCAGATGGACGCGAGCGGCGGGCCTTTCTCGCGAGGCGGGTCGGGCACGCTTTCCGTCGACGGCAAGGAGGTGGCACGGCGCTCCCTGCCGCGTACTCTGCCCTTCACCTTTGCCTGGGATGAAACCCTGGATGTGGGTCTCGATACTGGTACGCCTGTCGATGACTCTGACTATCAGGTTCCTTTCCACTTTACCGGCAAGCTGAATCGGATCACCGTGGACTTAGGGACGTCGAGCGTCACGCCTGAAGCGCTCCGCGATTTTCAATCGCAAGCGCAAAAGCGCGGATAA
- a CDS encoding IS3 family transposase (programmed frameshift): MTKRTAPFSPEVRERAVRMVREHEGEHGSQWSAIQSIAAKIGCSGETLRNWVRQSERDQGVRPGQTTDERERIKALERENRELRQANEILRKASAYFANGGARPPVTAMISFIDDHREVYGVEPICRVLPIAPSTYYLHAARRADPEKQPVRARSDAALMIEIQRVFEANFCVYGVRKVWRQLAREGIVTARCTVARLMRRLGLAGVVRGRTVRTTIPDPAAACALDRVNRHFKAPRPNALWVSDFTYVPTWSGFVYVAFVIDVFARRIVGWRASRSAHACFVLDALEQALHERRPGQGSGLVHHSDRGSQYLALRYTERLAGAGIEPSVGSVGDSYDNALAETINGLFKAEVIHRRGPWRSFEAVEYATLEWVDWYNHRRLLAPIGNVPPAEAEARYYAHVGDQASAA; the protein is encoded by the exons ATGACGAAACGAACAGCCCCGTTTTCCCCTGAGGTGCGTGAACGTGCCGTGCGGATGGTGCGCGAGCACGAGGGCGAGCACGGCTCGCAGTGGTCGGCAATCCAGTCGATTGCCGCCAAGATCGGCTGCTCGGGCGAGACGCTGAGGAACTGGGTGCGCCAGTCCGAGCGGGATCAGGGCGTGCGACCCGGGCAGACGACGGACGAGCGCGAGCGGATCAAGGCGCTGGAGCGAGAGAACCGCGAGCTGCGCCAGGCCAACGAGATCCTGCGCAAAGCGTCGGCGTATTTCGCCA ATGGCGGAGCTCGACCGCCGGTCACGGCCATGATCAGCTTCATCGACGATCACCGGGAGGTCTACGGGGTCGAGCCGATCTGCAGGGTGCTGCCGATCGCCCCGTCGACCTACTACCTGCATGCGGCCCGACGTGCCGATCCCGAGAAGCAGCCGGTTCGTGCGCGCAGCGACGCCGCGTTGATGATCGAGATCCAGCGCGTGTTCGAGGCCAACTTCTGCGTCTACGGCGTGAGGAAGGTCTGGCGGCAACTGGCCCGGGAGGGGATCGTGACCGCGCGATGCACGGTGGCGCGGCTGATGCGCCGATTGGGCTTGGCGGGGGTGGTGCGTGGCAGGACCGTACGCACCACGATCCCCGACCCGGCCGCTGCCTGCGCTCTCGACCGCGTCAACCGCCACTTCAAGGCTCCCCGGCCGAATGCCTTGTGGGTCAGCGACTTCACCTACGTGCCGACGTGGTCGGGCTTCGTCTATGTGGCCTTCGTCATCGATGTGTTCGCCCGGCGCATCGTCGGTTGGCGGGCCTCACGCAGCGCTCACGCGTGCTTCGTCCTGGATGCTCTGGAACAGGCGCTGCACGAGCGTCGCCCTGGTCAGGGCAGCGGGCTGGTGCATCACTCGGACCGCGGCTCGCAATACTTGGCTCTACGCTATACCGAGCGCCTGGCTGGAGCAGGCATCGAGCCGTCGGTCGGCAGCGTCGGCGACAGCTACGACAATGCCTTGGCGGAGACGATCAACGGCCTGTTCAAGGCAGAGGTCATCCACCGACGCGGACCCTGGCGCTCCTTCGAGGCCGTCGAGTACGCCACCCTGGAGTGGGTCGACTGGTACAACCACCGTCGCCTCCTCGCGCCAATCGGCAACGTCCCTCCCGCCGAGGCCGAAGCGCGCTACTATGCTCACGTCGGCGACCAGGCCTCGGCCGCCTGA